A DNA window from Falco peregrinus isolate bFalPer1 chromosome 8, bFalPer1.pri, whole genome shotgun sequence contains the following coding sequences:
- the LOC114010563 gene encoding uncharacterized protein LOC114010563: MSLHRTAPATCNHRPPGCVCSAGDEGRRHATGTQQEIQHGGCKGRAAQAAVLTCSSTRACVGPLALLPSTAFLLENSWPQSSSLSKPGPPRERCRRRDTARSRACAQVCVRVCKAGERAQRHHSLAQEKEFLPRAAYHLGNLRFPAERSMSYPELSCKQPGTLAGCWLPRGSMNAQAPPSPGPCGQGQQGCPWARCQGAAQGSAQPERDCSGRSSFPLQAAAALHEQPLSDSPVPCAQPWCCVLGAHDLPSSRYTDCLCYSKAPGRGFTCPTARASRGGGRGSALKHPPSLTECKYRHTEQEICGPSSICAPWLNSANRASREKHSDLFWGFFWLFF, from the coding sequence ATGTCCCTGCACCGGACTGCTCCAGCCACCTGCAACCACCGTCCCCCCGGCTGTGTTTGCTCAGCTGGGGACGAAGGGCGCAGGCATGCAACCGGCACCCAGCAAGAGATCCAGCACGGCGGCTGCAAGGGCAGAGCAGCGCAAGCAGCTGTACTGACCTGCTCCTCCACACGTGCCTGTGTGGGGCCCcttgctctgctccccagcaccgcTTTCCTCCTGGAGAACTCTTGGCCACAAAGCTCCAGCCTCTCCAAGCCAGGTCCCCCAAGGGAACGCTGCCGGCGCCGGGACACGGCGCGCTCCCGTGCGTGTGCACAGGTCTGCGTACGTGTTTGCAAGGCGGGCGAGCGTGCCCAGCGCCACCACTCCCTCGCACAAGAAAAGGAATTTCTTCCAAGAGCAGCTTATCATCTTGGGAACCTCCGCTTCCCAGCAGAGAGGTCAATGAGTTACCCAGAGTTAAGCTGTAAACAGCCCGGCAcgctggcaggctgctggctcCCAAGGGGAAGCATGAATGCCCAGGCACCACCTTCGCCTGGGCCCTGCGGTCAAGGGCAGCAAGGCTGCCCATGGGCACGGTGTCAGGGAGCAGCTCAGGGCTCTGCTCAACCTGAGCGTGACTGCAGTGGCCGCAGCTCCTTCCCGttgcaagcagctgctgctttgcatgaGCAGCCTCTCTCGGACTCACCTGTCCCCTGCGctcagccctggtgctgtgtCCTTGGGGCTCACGACCTTCCGTCCTCACGGTACACCGACTGCCTCTGCTACAGCAAAGCCCCAGGGAGAGGCTTTACCTGCCCCACCGCACGGGCATCCCGGGGAGGTGGCAGAGGCTCAGCTCTGAAACACCCTCCTTCTCTGACAGAATGcaaatacagacacacagaacaAGAGATCTGTGGACCCAGCAGTATTTGTGCACCCTGGCTAAACTCTGCAAACAGggcaagcagagaaaaacacagtgatcttttttgggggtttttttggttgtttttttaa